A region of Saccopteryx leptura isolate mSacLep1 chromosome X, mSacLep1_pri_phased_curated, whole genome shotgun sequence DNA encodes the following proteins:
- the PLXNB3 gene encoding plexin-B3 isoform X1 — translation MYFLLLPFSTAPAMAPWSSLGPHFLLLLLLLCPLLPLTQAHHFSALNTTFNHLALAPGRGTLYVGAVNHLFQLSPELQLEAMAVTGPVFDSPDCVPFHDPAECPQARLTDNANQLLLVSSRAQELVACGQVRQGVCEKRRLDDVSKLLYQAEDPGDGQFVAANTPGVATVGLVVPAPGRDLLLVARGLAGKLSGGVPPLTVRQLAGPQPFSSEGLGRLVVGDFSDYNNSYVAAFANAHSAYFVFRRRGARAQAEYRSYVARVCLGDANLYSYVEVPLNCHGQGLIQAAFLAPGTLLGAFAAGSRGAQAALCAFPLAELDGSIEQARRLCYTAGGRGPSGTEEATVEYGVTSHCVTLPADSPESYPCGDEHTPSPIAGRQPLETRPVLQLGQPISAIAALHTDGHMIAFLGDTQGQLHKVFLNGSQSQVYHSQQMGLPGSAISPDLLVDSSGSYLYVLTAQQVDRVPVAACPQFPDCASCLQAQDPLCGWCVLQGRCTRKGQCGRAGQSDQWLWSYEEDSRCLHVQSLLPAHYPRQEQSQVTLSVPRLPNLAMDEYFHCAFGDYDSLAHVEGPHVACFTPPQDQLPLNPPGTDHITLSLTLMFEDVAIAATNFSFYDCSAVQALEVAAPCRACVSSLWRCHWCPQSSRCVYGEHCPEGERTIYSTQEVDVQVRGPEVCPQVEGLAGPHLVPVGWENRLAMRVRNLQHFRGLPASYHCWLELPGELRRLSASLEEMAGDTGLIYCQAQQFHPSMAQWELPVPIYVTRGEGQRLDNAHTLHVTLYDCAVGHPDCSHCQAANGSLGCLWCSHGQPACLYGPLCPPGAVELLCPTPRIDMIEPLTGPPEGGLALTILGSNLGRDFTDVQDAVSVAGRPCSPDPSLYRTSARIVCVTSPAPNGTTGPIQVAIKSRPPGVSTQHFTYQDPILLGLTPQWGPQAGGTQLTIHGQHLQTGGNISAFVGGQSCPIQEPVCPEVIVCHTMPQARPGEAVVHVVFGHAHRTLLSSPFHYTANPQLMAAEPSVSFRGGGRQIRVRGKNLDVVRRPLLSVWLEATAEMQVAEAQPRDLRRSCGAPAAAPQACVQLEGGLLQCSTICSINSSSLLLCQSPAVPDGARPQRVFFTLDNVHVDFASASGGQDFLYQPNPRLSPLSRKGPARLKPGNVLDVEGEGLNLGISKEEVRVHIGDGECLVKTLTLTHLYCEPPPQVPQPANGSSTLPQFVVQMGNLRLVLGPVQYEAEPAPPAFPMEAQVGLGMGAAVLTAAVLLLTLMYRHKSKQALRDYQKVLMQLENLEIGVGDQCRKEFTDLMTEMTDLSSDLEASGIPFLDYRTYTERVFFPGHGGCPLQPVFEGPGEEGDRAPVRQGLTQLSNLLNSKLFLLTLIHTLEEQPSFSQRDRCHVASLLSLALHSKLEYLTDIMKTLLGDLAAHYVHKNPKLMLRRTETMVEKLLTNWLSICLYTFLRDVAGEPLYMLLRAIQYQVDKGPVDAVTGKAKRTLNDSRLLREDVEFQPLTLMVLVGPGAGGAAGSSAAQHVPARVLDTDTITQVKEKVLDQVYKGTPFSQRPSVHALDLEWRSGLAGHLTLSDEDLTSVTNNHWKRLNTLQHYKVPDGATVGLIPQLHNGRTISQSLAQSCPSGENIPMLEDGEEGGVRLWHLVKGTEEPEGAKIWRNSLREQEQEQERARAKAIPEIYLTRLLSMKGTLQKFVDDTFQAILSVNRPVPIAVKYLFDFLDELAEKHGIEDPETLHIWKTNSLLLRFWVNTLKNPQLIFDIRVSDNVDAILAVIAQTFIDSCTVSEHKVGRDSPVNKLLYAREIPRYKQMVERYYSDIRQSSSASYQEMNSALAELSGNYTSAPHCLEALQELYNHIHRYYDQIINALEEDPVGQKMQLACRLQQIAALVENKVTDL, via the exons ATGTACTTCCTTCTGCTCCCCTTCTCAACG GCCCCtgcgatggctccttggtcttCCCTCGGCCCCCACTTCCTGCTCTTGCTGTTGCTGCTGTGCCCACTGCTGCCACTGACTCAAGCCCATCACTTCTCCGCACTCAACACTACCTTCAACCACTTGGCACTGGCACCGGGCCGGGGAACACTCTACGTGGGTGCAGTGAACCACCTCTTCCAACTCAGCCCTGAACTGCAGCTCGAGGCCATGGCTGTCACTGGCCCTGTCTTCGACAGTCCTGATTGTGTGCCTTTTCACGACCCGGCTGAGTGCCCGCAGGCCCGGCTCACCGACAATGCCAACCAGCTGCTGCTTGTGAGCAGCCGGGCCCAGGAACTGGTGGCCTGCGGGCAGGTGCGGCAGGGTGTATGCGAGAAACGGCGCCTTGATGATGTGTCCAAGCTGCTGTACCAGGCTGAGGACCCCGGCGATGGGCAGTTTGTGGCCGCCAACACCCCAGGAGTGGCCACAGTGGGCCTGGTGGTGCCTGCGCCAGGCCGGGACCTCCTGTTGGTGGCCAGAGGCCTGGCGGGCAAGCTGTCAGGAGGAGTGCCGCCTCTGACTGTGCGCCAACTGGCTGGGCCGCAGCCCTTCTCCAGCGAGGGCCTGGGCCGCCTCGTGGTGGGAGACTTCTCCGACTACAACAACAGCTACGTGGCAGCCTTTGCCAACGCCCACTCGGCCTACTTTGTCTTCCGCCGCCGTGGCGCCCGGGCACAGGCCGAGTACCGCTCCTACGTTGCCCGAGTCTGCCTGGGGGATGCCAATCTCTACTCTTACGTGGAGGTGCCCCTCAACTGCCATGGCCAAGGCCTCATCCAGGCTGCCTTCCTTGCCCCGGGCACCTTGCTGGGAGCGTTTGCTGCGGGCTCAAGGGGGGCACAGGCAGCCCTATGTGCCTTTCCCTTGGCGGAGCTGGATGGGAGTATAGAGCAGGCCCGGCGCCTCTGCTACACAGCAGGCGGCCGGGGCCCCAGCGGCACGGAGGAAGCCACCGTGGAATATGGCGTCACTTCACACTGCGTCACCCTGCCTGCT GACTCCCCTGAGTCATACCCCTGTGGCGATGAGCACACCCCCAGCCCCATTGCTGGCCGCCAGCCCCTGGAGACCAGACCTGTGCTGCAGCTCGGGCAGCCCATCAGCGCCATCGCAGCCCTCCACACAGATGGGCACATGATAGCCTTCCTGGGGGATACCCAGGGCCAGCTGCATAAG GTCTTTCTCAATGGCTCCCAAAGCCAGGTGTACCACTCCCAGCAAATGGGGCTTCCAGGATCAGCCATCAGCCCGGACCTGCTGGTGGATAGCAGTGGTAGCTACCTCTACGTCCTGACTGCCCAGCAG GTAGACCGAGTACCCGTGGCAGCCTGCCCCCAGTTCCCTGACTGCGCCAGCTGCCTTCAGGCTCAGGACCCACTGTGTGGCTGGTGCGTCCTCCAGGGCAG GTGTACCCGCAAGGGCCAATGTGGGAGGGCAGGCCAGTCCGACCAGTGGCTGTGGAGCTATGAGGAGGACAGCCGCTGCCTGCATGTCCAGAGCTTGCTGCCAGCTCACTATCCCCGTCAGGAGCAGAGCCAG GTCACCTTGTCTGTCCCCCGGTTGCCCAACCTGGCTATGGATGAATACTTCCATTGCGCCTTTGGAGACTACGACAGCTTGGCTCATGTGGAAGGGCCCCACGTGGCCTGTTTCACCCCTCCTCAAGACCAGCTGCCACTTAACCCTCCAGGCACAG ACCACATCACCTTGTCCCTGACCCTGATGTTTGAGGACGTGGCCATAGCTGCCACCAACTTCTCCTTCTACGACTGCAGTGCTGTCCAGGCCTTGGAGGTGGCTGCCCC GTGCCGAGCCTGTGTGAGCAGTCTCTGGAGATGCCACTGGTGCCCCCAGAGCAGCCGCTGTGTGTATGGAGAGCACTGCCCGGAAGGCGAGCGGACCATCTATAGCACCCAGGAG GTGGATGTCCAAGTGCGTGGGCCAGAGGTTTGCCCTCAGGTTGAGGGGCTGGCAGGTCCCCACTTGGTGCCTGTGGGCTGGGAGAACCGTTTGGCCATGCGAGTTCGGAACCTTCAGCATTTCCGA GGCCTACCTGCCTCCTACCACTGCTGGCTGGAGCTGCCCGGAGAGCTACGGAGGCTGTCGGCCTCCCTGGAAGAGATGGCCGGGGACACGGGCCTCATCTACTGCCAGGCCCAACAG TTTCACCCCTCCATGGCTCAGTGGGAGCTCCCGGTGCCCATCTACGTCACCCGGGGCGAGGGCCAGCGGCTGGACAATGCGCATACTCTTCATG TGACCCTGTACGACTGTGCCGTGGGCCACCCCGACTGCAGTCACTGCCAGGCAGCCAACGGGAGCCTGGGCTGCCTGTGGTGCAGCCACGGCCAGCCTGCCTGTCTCTATGGGCCGCTGTGCCCACCTGGGGCCGTGGAGCTGCTATGTCCGACACCCAGAATTGACATG ATTGAGCCCCTGACTGGCCCCCCTGAGGGTGGCTTGGCCCTCACCATCTTGGGCTCTAACCTGGGCCGGGACTTTACCGACGTGCAGGATGCCGTGAGCGTGGCCGGCCGGCCCTGCAGCCCTGACCCCTCTCTCTACCGCACTTCTGCCCG GATTGTGTGTGTGACATCTCCTGCCCCCAACGGCACCACGGGGCCAATCCAAGTGGCTATTAAGAGTCGGCCACCAGGCGTCTCAACCCAGCACTTCACCTACCAG GATCCCATCCTGCTGGGCTTGACTCCCCAGTGGGGTCCCCAGGCAGGGGGCACCCAGCTCACCATCCATGGGCAGCACCTCCAGACAGGAGGCAACATCAGCGCCTTTGTGGGCGGCCAATCCTGTCCTAT CCAGGAGCCAGTGTGTCCTGAAGTCATTGTGTGCCACACCAtgccccaggccaggccaggagAAGCCGTGGTACATGTGGTCTTTGGCCATGCCCACCGTACACTGCTGTCCAGCCCTTTCCACTACACCGCCAACCCCCAGCTCATGGCAGCAGAGCCCAGCGTCAGCTTCCGAGG GGGCGGACGGCAGATCCGAGTCAGGGGCAAGAACCTGGACGTGGTGCGGCGGCCCTTGCTGTCTGTGTGGCTGGAGGCCACGGCTGAGATGCAGGTTGCAGAAGCCCAGCCCCGAGACCTGAGGAGGAGCTGTGGGGCGCCTGCTGCAGCCCCTCAGGCTTGTGTCCAGCTTGAGGGGGGTTTGCTGCAG TGCTCCACCATCTGCTCCATCAACTCCTCCAGCCTCCTCCTATGCCAGAGCCCCGCTGTGCCAGATGGGGCGCGACCCCAGCGGGTCTTCTTCACTCTAGACAACGTGCACGTGGACTTTGCCAGCGCCAGCGGGGGCCAGGACTTCCTGTACCAACCCAATCCCCGGCTGTCCCCACTCAGCCGCAAGGGTCCTGCCCGCCTCAAGCCGGGCAACGTCCTGGATGTGGAG GGTGAGGGCCTGAACCTGGGGATCAGCAAGGAGGAGGTGCGTGTGCACATCGGGGACGGCGAGTGCTTGGTAAAGACGCTCACGCTCACCCACCTGTACTGTGAGCCACCCCCACAGGTCCCACAGCCTGCCAATGGCTCCAGCACACTGCCGCAGTTTGTG GTGCAGATGGGCAACCTGCGGCTCGTCCTGGGCCCAGTCCAGTATGAGGCCGAGCCTGCGCCACCTGCCTTCCCCATGGAGGCCCAGGTAGGCCTGGGCATGGGCGCTGCTGTGCTGACGGCCGCCGTGCTCCTCCTCACTCTCATGTACAG GCACAAGAGCAAGCAGGCCTTGCGGGACTACCAGAAGGTTCTGATGCAACTGGAGAACTTGGAGATTGGCGTGGGCGACCAGTGTCGCAAGGAGTTCACAG ACCTGATGACCGAAATGACTGACCTCAGCAGCGACCTGGAGGCCAGTGGGATCCCCTTCCTGGACTACCGCACGTACACTGAGCGCGTCTTCTTCCCAGGGCACGGTGGCTGCCCACTGCAGCCTGTGTTCGAAGGGCCTGGGGAAGAGGGCGACCGCGCCCCTGTGCGCCAGGGCCTCACGCAGCTCTCCAATCTGCTCAACAGCAAGCTTTTTCTCCTCACA CTCATCCACACGCTAGAGGAGCAGCCCAGTTTCTCCCAGCGGGACCGCTGCCACGTGGCTTCACTGCTGTCCCTGGCATTGCACAGCAAGCTTGAGTACTTGACTGACATCATGAAGACACTGCTTGGTGACTTGGCGGCCCATTACGTGCACAAGAACCCCAAGCTCATGCTTCGAAG GACGGAAACCATGGTGGAAAAGCTGCTCACTAACTGGCTGTCCATCTGTCTCTACACCTTCCTGAGG GATGTGGCTGGTGAGCCACTGTACATGCTACTCCGGGCCATCCAGTACCAGGTGGATAAGGGTCCTGTGGACGCCGTGACAGGCAAGGCAAAAAGGACCCTGAATGACAGTCGCCTGCTTCGGGAGGACGTGGAGTTCCAGCCCCTAACCTTGATGGTGCTGGTGGGCCCTGGGGCTGGTGGGGCCGCAGGGAGCAGCGCAGCGCAGCACGTGCCTGCCCGGGTGCTCGACACAGACACCATCACCCAGGTCAAGGAGAAGGTGTTGGACCAAGTCTACAAGGGTACCCCCTTCTCCCAGAGGCCCTCTGTGCACGCCCTAGACCTTG AGTGGCGCTCGGGCTTGGCTGGTCACCTAACCTTGTCAGATGAGGACCTGACCTCAGTGACCAATAATCACTGGAAAAGACTCAACACCCTGCAGCACTACAAG GTCCCAGATGGGGCCACAGTGGGGCTCATCCCCCAGCTGCACAATGGACGCACCATCTCCCAGAGCCTGGCCCAGAGCTGTCCCTCCGGGGAGA ACATCCCCATGCTGGAGGATGGTGAGGAGGGCGGGGTCCGCCTCTGGCACCTGGTGAAAGGCACTGAGGAGCCAGAAGGGGCCAAGATATGGCGCAACAGCCTGCGGGAGCAGGAACAGGAGCAGGAGCGTGCCCGGGCCAAGGCCATTCCGGAAATATACCTCACCCGCCTGCTCTCCATGAAG GGCACACTGCAGAAGTTTGTGGATGATACCTTCCAAGCCATTCTCAGCGTGAACCGGCCTGTGCCCATTGCTGTCAAGTATCTGTTTGACTTCTTGGACGAGCTGGCAGAGAAGCATGGCATCGAGGACCCAGAGACCTTGCACATCTGGAAGACTAACAG CCTGCTCTTGCGGTTCTGGGTGAACACCCTGAAGAACCCACAGCTCATCTTTGACATCCGGGTGTCAGACAACGTGGATGCAATCCTTGCCGTCATTGCCCAGACCTTCATCGACTCCTGTACCGTCTCAGAGCACAAAGTGGGCCGG GACTCCCCGGTGAACAAACTGCTCTACGCCCGGGAGATCCCCCGCTACAAGCAGATGGTGGAGAG ATACTACTCTGACATTCGCCAGAGCTCTTCTGCAAGCTACCAGGAGATGAACTCAGCTCTGGCTGAGCTCTCAGGG AACTACACCTCTGCTCCCCACTGTCTAGAAGCTCTGCAAGAACTCTACAACCACATCCACAGGTATTACGACCAG ATCATCAACGCCCTGGAGGAGGACCCTGTGGGCCAGAAGATGCAGCTGGCCTGCCGCCTGCAGCAGATCGCTGCCCTGGTGGAGAACAAGGTGACTGACCTGTGA